A genomic window from Peromyscus maniculatus bairdii isolate BWxNUB_F1_BW_parent chromosome 1, HU_Pman_BW_mat_3.1, whole genome shotgun sequence includes:
- the Acy3 gene encoding N-acyl-aromatic-L-amino acid amidohydrolase (carboxylate-forming) isoform X1 — translation MCSLPVPREPLRRVAVTGGTHGNEMCGVHLVRHWLQAPGELQRPSFSAMPVLANPAATAACRRYMDRDLNRTFTLTFLNSTATPDDPYEVTRARELNELLGPKGTDQAFDFILDLHNTTANTGVCLVSEGSHNTLNLHLCHYLQLQNPGLPCRLLQYDPPGMETYSLESVSKNGIGLEMGPQPQGVLRADLFSRMRTLVASILDFIELYNQGMAFPAFEIDIYRNLGKVDFPRTSDGDLAGTVHPQLQDHDFEPLKPGEPIFKLFSGEDVLYEGNSTVYPVFINEAAYYEKHVAFLKSERIRVSVPALPELTSSSTLAP, via the exons ATGTGCTCCCTTCCTGTGCCCCGGGAGCCCCTGCGCCGAGTGGCTGTGACTGGGGGCACCCACGGAAATGAGATGTGTGGCGTCCACCTGGTCCGGCATTGGCTGCAGGCCCCAGGGGAGCTGCAGAGACCCAGCTTCTCAGCCATGCCAGTTCTGGCCAACCCAGCAGCCACCGCTGCCTGTCGCCGTTACATGGACCGTGATCTCAACCGCACCTTCACCCTCACCTTCCTCAA TTCCACAGCCACTCCCGATGACCCATATGAGGTGACAAGAGCCCGAGAGCTGAACGAGCTACTGGGTCCCAAGGGCACAGACCAGGCCTTCGACTTTATCCTAGACCTGCACAACACCACAGCCAACACTGGGGTCTGCCTCGTCTCTGAAGGCTCCCACAACACCCTCAACTTGCACCTGTGCCACTACCTACAG CTGCAGAACCCGGGGCTGCCCTGCCGCCTCTTGCAGTACGATCCACCAGGGATGGAGACCTACAGCTTGGAATCTGTGTCCAAGAACGGAATcg GTCTGGAGATGGGCCCCCAGCCTCAGGGCGTGCTGCGGGCCGACCTGTTCTCACGGATGAGAACCCTGGTGGCGTCCATTCTGGACTTCATCGAGCTCTACAACCAAG GCATGGCTTTTCCCGCCTTTGAGATAGACATCTACAGGAACTTGGGCAAGGTGGACTTCCCACGCACCTCAGACGGTGACCTGGCTGGCACTGTGCACCCTCAGCTGCAG GACCACGACTTTGAGCCATTGAAGCCTGGTGAACCCATCTTCAAGCTGTTCAGTGGTGAGGACGTACTGTATGAGGGCAACTCCACTGTGTACCCTGTGTTCATTAATGAGGCCGCCTACTACGAGAAGCACGTGGCTTTCCTGAAATCTGAGAGGATCCGGGTCTCTGTGCCTGCCTTGCCGGAACTGACCTCCAGCTCCACCCTGGCCCCCTAA
- the Acy3 gene encoding N-acyl-aromatic-L-amino acid amidohydrolase (carboxylate-forming) isoform X2, whose amino-acid sequence MCSLPVPREPLRRVAVTGGTHGNEMCGVHLVRHWLQAPGELQRPSFSAMPVLANPAATAACRRYMDRDLNRTFTLTFLNSTATPDDPYEVTRARELNELLGPKGTDQAFDFILDLHNTTANTGVCLVSEGSHNTLNLHLCHYLQLQNPGLPCRLLQYDPPGMETYSLESVSKNGIGLEMGPQPQGVLRADLFSRMRTLVASILDFIELYNQGMAFPAFEIDIYRNLGKVDFPRTSDGDLAGTVHPQLQSVLLGKPGVIPSWGGWGAEVMAPATLALALLLGPRL is encoded by the exons ATGTGCTCCCTTCCTGTGCCCCGGGAGCCCCTGCGCCGAGTGGCTGTGACTGGGGGCACCCACGGAAATGAGATGTGTGGCGTCCACCTGGTCCGGCATTGGCTGCAGGCCCCAGGGGAGCTGCAGAGACCCAGCTTCTCAGCCATGCCAGTTCTGGCCAACCCAGCAGCCACCGCTGCCTGTCGCCGTTACATGGACCGTGATCTCAACCGCACCTTCACCCTCACCTTCCTCAA TTCCACAGCCACTCCCGATGACCCATATGAGGTGACAAGAGCCCGAGAGCTGAACGAGCTACTGGGTCCCAAGGGCACAGACCAGGCCTTCGACTTTATCCTAGACCTGCACAACACCACAGCCAACACTGGGGTCTGCCTCGTCTCTGAAGGCTCCCACAACACCCTCAACTTGCACCTGTGCCACTACCTACAG CTGCAGAACCCGGGGCTGCCCTGCCGCCTCTTGCAGTACGATCCACCAGGGATGGAGACCTACAGCTTGGAATCTGTGTCCAAGAACGGAATcg GTCTGGAGATGGGCCCCCAGCCTCAGGGCGTGCTGCGGGCCGACCTGTTCTCACGGATGAGAACCCTGGTGGCGTCCATTCTGGACTTCATCGAGCTCTACAACCAAG GCATGGCTTTTCCCGCCTTTGAGATAGACATCTACAGGAACTTGGGCAAGGTGGACTTCCCACGCACCTCAGACGGTGACCTGGCTGGCACTGTGCACCCTCAGCTGCAG TCAGTGCTCCTTGGCAAGCCTGGAGTTATTCCCTCCTGGGGAGGATGGGGTGCAGAGGTCATGGCCCCAGCAACCTTGGCCTTGGCTCTTCTCCTAGGACCACGACTTTGA
- the Tbx10 gene encoding T-box transcription factor TBX10 — protein sequence MDSESGRQGQGSQIHPLSTVFLSAGLGVLAPPETYPPPVTGASWEPQLGMSFPSGSCTMPTEGQAMVEPTGQGPKNPRVSGVMVQLEMKPLWEEFNQLGTEMIVTKAGRRMFPTFQVKILGMDTLADYALLMDFIPLDDKRYRYAFHSSAWLVAGKADPATPGRVHFHPDSPAKGAQWMRQIVSFDKLKLTNNLMDDNGHIILNSMHRYQPRFHVVFVDPRKDSARYAQENFKSFVFTETQFTAVTAYQNHRITQLKIASNPFAKGFRESDTDSWPVSPRPLLSISARSRSSLGPCLLKGSAEREKEASKNSASSSRTPTQPHHQLLPASEVLLAPATYGPLPYQDLYPGAPGHVGIPRARLAPYPLPNIGTDGDQEDPTLPGRLGLLPSSALCLGPSQGSQ from the exons ATGGACAGTGAGTCAGGCCGGCAAGGTCAGGGCTCACAGATTCACCCTCTCTCCACAGTCTTCCTGTCTGCTGGCCTAGGGGTACTTGCTCCCCCAGAGACCTACCCCCCACCTGTGACCGGTGCCAGCTGGGAGCCCCAGCTGGGGATGTCCTTCCCATCAGGTTCCTGCACCATGCCCACAGAAGGCCAAGCCATGGTGGAGCCCACTGGGCAGGGCCCCAAGAACCCACGTGTGTCCGGTGTGATGGTACAGTTGGAGATGAAGCCACTGTGGGAAGAATTCAACCAGCTGGGCACAGAAATGATTGTCACCAAAGCGGGCAG GAGGATGTTCCCCACCTTCCAGGTGAAGATCTTGGGCATGGACACATTGGCTGACTATGCTCTGCTCATGGACTTCATCCCGCTGGATGACAAGAGATACAG GTACGCCTTCCACAGTTCTGCCTGGCTGGTGGCCGGCAAGGCCGACCCCGCCACACCTGGCAGAGTGCACTTCCACCCTGACTCGCCAGCCAAGGGTGCCCAGTGGATGCGTCAGATCGTGTCCTTCGACAAACTCAAGCTGACCAACAACCTGATGGATGACAACGGCCAT ATCATTCTCAACTCCATGCACCGGTACCAGCCCCGTTTCCATGTGGTCTTCGTGGACCCACGCAAGGACAGCGCCCGCTACGCCCAGGAAAACTTCAAGTCCTTTGTTTTCACGGAGACCCAGTTCACAGCTGTGACAGCCTATCAGAACCACCGG ATCACACAGCTGAAAATTGCCAGCAACCCCTTTGCCAAAGGCTTCAGAGAGAGTGACACGGACTCATG GCCTGTGTCCCCAAGGCCGCTGCTCAGCATCTCAGCCCGGAGTCGTAGCAGTCTCGGTCCTTGCCTGCTTAAGGGTTCTGCAGAACGAGAGAAAG AAGCCAGTAAAAATTCAGCTTCCAGCTCCAGGACCCCTACCCAGCCGCACCATCAGCTGCTGCCTGCCTCAGAAGTCCTGCTGGCCCCTGCCACCTACGGGCCCCTCCCTTACCAGGACCTGTACCCTGGAGCCCCTGGCCACGTTGGAATCCCAAGGGCTCGGCTGGCACCGTACCCTCTCCCCAACATCGGCACTGATGGAGATCAGGAGGACCCAACCCTCCCAGGCAGACTGGGgctcctgccctcctctgccttgtgcttgggGCCTAGCCAGGGCTCCCAGTGA
- the Nudt8 gene encoding mitochondrial coenzyme A diphosphatase NUDT8, protein MLPDCLSAEGERRCRQLLAGTTARLRSRPAAAAVLVPLCLVRGVPALLYTLRSRRLVGKHKGEVSFPGGKCDPDDQDVIHTALRETREELGLEVPKEHVWGVLQPVYDRRKATVVPVLANVGPLDLQNLRPNPEEVDEVFELSLAHLLQTQNQGYTHFCQGGHFRYTMPVFLHGPHRVWGLTAVITEFTLKLLAPGIYQPCLAVPEMPRS, encoded by the exons ATGCTACCTGATTGCTTGTCCGCCGAGGGCGAGCGGCGCTGCCGGCAGCTGCTAGCGGGGACCACTGCCCGGCTGCGCTCGCGGCCTGCGGCGGCCGCGGTGCTCGTGCCGCTGTGCCTGGTGCGCGGTGTCCCGGCGCTGCTCTACACGCTGCGCTCCAGACGCCTGGTCGGGAAGCACAAGGGGGAAGTCAG TTTCCCAGGTGGTAAGTGTGATCCCGACGACCAAGATGTAATACATACGGCCCTTCGGGAGACCCGAGAGGAGCTGGGCCTAGAGGTGCCCAAGGAGCACGTGTGGGGTGTCCTGCAGCCTGTGTATGACCGG AGAAAGGCCACCGTAGTCCCTGTGCTTGCCAACGTGGGCCCACTGGATCTGCAGAACCTCAGGCCCAACCCTGAGGAg GTGGATGAGGTATTTGAGCTGTCTCTGGCCCATCTGCtgcagacccagaaccaggggTATACCCACTTCTGCCAGGGTGGCCACTTCCGCTACACAATGCCTGTCTTCTTGCATGGACCACACCGTGTCTGGGGCCTCACAGCTGTCATCACTGAGTTCACCCTGAAGttgctggcccctggcatctaccagccctgcctagctGTCCCCGAGATGCCTAGGAGTTGA
- the LOC102904959 gene encoding double C2-like domain-containing protein gamma isoform X2: protein MACAGRAGGRQRVSMQEHMAIDVSPGPIQPIHLISDYFPHFYPFLEPVLRAPDRQAVLAPAIHPAPQLQPSPEPEGDSDDSTALGTLEFTLLFDADNSTLHCTAHRAKGLKPPASGSVDTYVKANLLPGASKASQLRTRTVRGTRGPVWEETLTYHGFTRQDAGRKTLRLCVCEDSRLRRRRRAPPLGELRVPLRKLVPNRARSFDICLEKRRLTKRPKSLDTARGMSLYEEEEMEAEVSGEDRGRILLSLCYSSQRGGLLVGVLRCAHLAPMDANGYSDPFVRLFLHPSSGKKSKYKTSVRRKTLNPEFNEEFFYAGHREELAQKALLVSVWDYDLGTADDFIGGVQLSSRASGERLRHWRECLGRSDRRLELWHLLDSVPPQLGD from the exons ATGGCATGTGCAGGGCGAGCCGGTGGGCGGCAACGGGTGAGCATGCAGGAACACATGGCCATCGACGTGAGCCCCGGGCCCATCCAGCCCATCCACCTCATTTCTGACTACTTCCCACACTTCTACCCCTTCCTGGAGCCGGTGCTGCGCGCACCAGACCGGCAGGCTGTGCTGGCCCCGGCCATCCACCCTGCACCCCAGCTGCAGCCCAGCCCAGAGCCAGAAGGAGACTCAGATGACAGCA CTGCCCTGGGTACCCTGGAGTTCACACTTCTCTTTGACGCGGACAACAGCACCCTACACTGCACAGCTCACCGAGCCAAG GGCCTCAAACCGCCAGCCTCGGGCTCTGTGGACACCTATGTCAAAGCCAACTTGCTGCCAGGGGCCAGCAAG GCCAGTCAGCTCCGGACTCGCACTGTTCGAGGCACGAGGGGACCTGTCTGGGAGGAGACGCTCACCTATCATGGCTTCACTCGCCAGGATGCTGGACGGAAGACCCTGAG GTTATGCGTATGTGAAGATTCACGGCTGCGGCGCCGGCGGCGAGCACCCCCTTTAGGGGAGCTACGAGTGCCCCTGAGGAAGCTGGTGCCAAACCGAGCCAGGAGCTTTGATATCTGCCTGGAGAAGCGGAGGCTG ACCAAGAGGCCCAAGAGCCTGGACACAGCCCGCGGCATGTCTCTGTACGAGGAG gaggagatggaggcagaggtgtCTGGGGAGGACCGTGGGCGCATCCTACTGTCCCTGTGCTACAGCTCCCAGCGCGGCGGCCTGCTGGTGGGTGTGCTGCGCTGCGCCCACCTGGCCCCCATGGATGCCAATGGCTACTCGGACCCCTTTGTCCGCCT TTTCCTGCATCCAAGTTCTGGGAAGAAATCCAAATATAAGACCAGTGTTCGGAGAAAGACCCTGAACCCCGAGTTCAATGAG GAATTCTTTTATGCAGGTCACCGGGAGGAGTTGGCCCAGAAAGCACTGCTGGTGTCTGTGTGGGACTATGACCTGGGCACTGCTGATGACTTCATCG GTGGGGTGCAGCTGAGTAGCAGAGCCAGTGGGGAACGCCTTCGCCACTGGCGCGAGTGCCTGGGCCGCAGTGACCGCCGGCTGGAACTGTGGCACCTGCTGGACAGTGTGCCCCCCCAACTTGGCgactag
- the LOC102904959 gene encoding double C2-like domain-containing protein gamma isoform X1 produces MACAGRAGGRQRVSMQEHMAIDVSPGPIQPIHLISDYFPHFYPFLEPVLRAPDRQAVLAPAIHPAPQLQPSPEPEGDSDDSTALGTLEFTLLFDADNSTLHCTAHRAKGLKPPASGSVDTYVKANLLPGASKVRASQLRTRTVRGTRGPVWEETLTYHGFTRQDAGRKTLRLCVCEDSRLRRRRRAPPLGELRVPLRKLVPNRARSFDICLEKRRLTKRPKSLDTARGMSLYEEEEMEAEVSGEDRGRILLSLCYSSQRGGLLVGVLRCAHLAPMDANGYSDPFVRLFLHPSSGKKSKYKTSVRRKTLNPEFNEEFFYAGHREELAQKALLVSVWDYDLGTADDFIGGVQLSSRASGERLRHWRECLGRSDRRLELWHLLDSVPPQLGD; encoded by the exons ATGGCATGTGCAGGGCGAGCCGGTGGGCGGCAACGGGTGAGCATGCAGGAACACATGGCCATCGACGTGAGCCCCGGGCCCATCCAGCCCATCCACCTCATTTCTGACTACTTCCCACACTTCTACCCCTTCCTGGAGCCGGTGCTGCGCGCACCAGACCGGCAGGCTGTGCTGGCCCCGGCCATCCACCCTGCACCCCAGCTGCAGCCCAGCCCAGAGCCAGAAGGAGACTCAGATGACAGCA CTGCCCTGGGTACCCTGGAGTTCACACTTCTCTTTGACGCGGACAACAGCACCCTACACTGCACAGCTCACCGAGCCAAG GGCCTCAAACCGCCAGCCTCGGGCTCTGTGGACACCTATGTCAAAGCCAACTTGCTGCCAGGGGCCAGCAAGGTGAGG GCCAGTCAGCTCCGGACTCGCACTGTTCGAGGCACGAGGGGACCTGTCTGGGAGGAGACGCTCACCTATCATGGCTTCACTCGCCAGGATGCTGGACGGAAGACCCTGAG GTTATGCGTATGTGAAGATTCACGGCTGCGGCGCCGGCGGCGAGCACCCCCTTTAGGGGAGCTACGAGTGCCCCTGAGGAAGCTGGTGCCAAACCGAGCCAGGAGCTTTGATATCTGCCTGGAGAAGCGGAGGCTG ACCAAGAGGCCCAAGAGCCTGGACACAGCCCGCGGCATGTCTCTGTACGAGGAG gaggagatggaggcagaggtgtCTGGGGAGGACCGTGGGCGCATCCTACTGTCCCTGTGCTACAGCTCCCAGCGCGGCGGCCTGCTGGTGGGTGTGCTGCGCTGCGCCCACCTGGCCCCCATGGATGCCAATGGCTACTCGGACCCCTTTGTCCGCCT TTTCCTGCATCCAAGTTCTGGGAAGAAATCCAAATATAAGACCAGTGTTCGGAGAAAGACCCTGAACCCCGAGTTCAATGAG GAATTCTTTTATGCAGGTCACCGGGAGGAGTTGGCCCAGAAAGCACTGCTGGTGTCTGTGTGGGACTATGACCTGGGCACTGCTGATGACTTCATCG GTGGGGTGCAGCTGAGTAGCAGAGCCAGTGGGGAACGCCTTCGCCACTGGCGCGAGTGCCTGGGCCGCAGTGACCGCCGGCTGGAACTGTGGCACCTGCTGGACAGTGTGCCCCCCCAACTTGGCgactag